A genomic region of Fusarium falciforme chromosome 4, complete sequence contains the following coding sequences:
- a CDS encoding Epimerase domain-containing protein gives MSTLVLVEVCGGDFETAKMHLKGVHNLFSSRGGRDSFKDQFVLCKSINLVLSWRFGYKRRKKPVFPSFTSTILLHHSHRYNENMTGELVLLTGGTGFLGYAILVDLLKSGYRVRVAARSQSKVYKVLAAPSISALDLSSDQLTFVMVPDMTAPGAYDNAVQGVDLIIHAAAPLPSGESSKDKAEDALVKVSVEGNLAILKSAHQKGKTVRRIVMTSSTVAIAPADVYATDTKEREILRGPENRVIFPPPPYDSQLRAYCASKAAALNAAEVFVRDNATGFDLISIMPSWIFGKDELFTNTQEIRTDSTKVLINGLLTGNQGVAAVGNVVLCADVARAHVRALDKDIKGNQSFILSTEVNWEDTIPVAKKHFPEAFASGLFKEGSPQPTLPIRWDCSKTREVLGIELATYEAMVKEVVGQYLELAEKEKK, from the exons GTGGGGACTTTGAGACTGCCAAGATGCATCTCAAAGGTGTCCATAATCTCTTCAGCTCACGAGGCGGCCGTGACAGCTTCAAGGATCAGTTTGTCCTCTGCAAGTCGATCAATCT GGTGTTGAGCTGGAGATTTGGGTACaaaaggaggaagaaacCCGTCTTTCCCAGTTTCACCAGTACCATTCTTCTACATCATTCTCATAGATACAACGAAAACATGACAGGCGAACTCGTCCTCCTCACAGGGGGCACTGGCTTCCTCGGATatgccatcctcgtcgaccTCCTCAAAAGCGGCTACAGAGTCCGCGTCGCAGCTCGTTCACAGTCAAAGGTGTACAAGGTGCTGGCAGCACCCTCTATTTCTGCTCTCGACCTCTCCTCAGATCAGTTGACCTTTGTTATGGTCCCGGATATGACAGCCCCTGGCGCGTACGACAATGCTGTTCAGGGAGTCGACTTGATCATCCATGCTGCGGCACCCCTCCCCTCGGGCGAGTCCTCCAAAGACAAGGCCGAAGATGCCTTAGTTAAAGTCTCAGTCGAAGGAAATCTGGCTATTCTCAAGTCAGCCCACCAAAAGGGCAAGACAGTGAGACGTATCGTCATGACCAGCTCCACGGTGGCCATTGCCCCAGCAGACGTCTATGCCACAGACACCAAGGAACGGGAGATACTACGTGGACCCGAAAACCGTGTCATATTCCCACCACCGCCTTATGACTCTCAGCTTCGGGCGTACTGCGCGAGCAAAGCAGCAGCCCTCAACGCAGCCGAGGTGTTCGTCAGAGACAACGCCACGGGCTTTGACTTGATCTCCATCATGCCATCCTGGATCTTTGGAAAGGATGAGCTCTTCACCAATACTCAGGAAATCCGCACAGATTCGACCAAAGTCCTCATCAACGGCTTGTTGACAGGCAACCAGGGCGTTGCTGCAGTCGGAAACGTTGTTCTCTGTGCAGATGTGGCTCGGGCACACGTCAGGGCGCTGGACAAAGACATCAAAGGCAATCAGTCCTTTATCCTCAGTACTGAGGTGAACTGGGAAGATACCATTCCTGTTGCCAAAAAGCATTTCCCTGAGGCCTTTGCATCTGGTCTCTTTAAGGAGGGAAGTCCGCAGCCGACTCTCCCGATTAGATGGGACTGCAGCAAG ACTCGAGAGGTTCTCGGTATTGAGCTCGCGACGTACGAGGCCATGGTAAAGGAAGTGGTTGGTCAGTATCTGGAActggccgagaaggagaagaaataG
- a CDS encoding Oxidored-FMN domain-containing protein: MPQSRLFKPLKVGDIEVKHRIGMAPLTRLRATHDRVPTPLMKDYYGQRAAVPGTLIIAEGTFIAANCGGFVHGPGIWREDQVAAWKTITDEVHSKGSFIYCQLFAMGRAGDAEVAKKEGFAIKAPSAIPIEPGAAVPEAMTIEEIKQTVKDFVDAAKNAIRAGFDGVEIHGANGYLLDQFIQDTSNQRNDEYGGSIENRSRLLIEVIEAVASAIGPGRVGLRLSPWSTFQGMRMQDPIPQFTDIIKKTRPYGIAYLHVVESRISGSEDSNGQEGLDFAYNNWNGPLLVAGGYTPEEARKLVDEKYPEKDIIVIFGRYFLSNPDLVYRIKEGLELNRYDRKSFYVYGSPVGYSDYPFSKEWLAVGH; encoded by the coding sequence ATGCCTCAATCACGTCTCTTCAAGCCCCTCAAAGTCGGCGATATAGAAGTCAAGCATCGCATCGGCATGGCGCCTCTCACTCGTCTTCGCGCCACTCACGACCGAGTACCAACTCCTCTGATGAAAGACTACTACGGCCAAAGAGCTGCCGTACCTGGCACCTTGATCATCGCTGAAGGAACCTTCATAGCGGCAAACTGCGGCGGCTTTGTCCACGGACCAGGCATTTGGCGCGAGGACCAAGTTGCTGCTTGGAAAACTATAACCGACGAAGTCCACAGCAAGGGATCCTTCATCTACTGCCAACTTTTCGCCATGGGCCGGGCTGGAGATGCCGAAgtggccaagaaggaaggTTTCGCTATCAAGGCACCAAGTGCTATCCCGATAGAACCAGGTGCTGCTGTACCAGAGGCCATGACGATTGAAGAGATCAAACAGACGGTCAAGGACTTTGTCGATGCTGCAAAGAATGCCATTCGTGCTGgatttgatggtgttgagatccACGGTGCCAACGGATACCTCCTCGACCAATTCATTCAGGATACCAGCAACCAACGAAACGACGAGTACGGCGGAAGCATCGAGAACAGATCCCGTCTTCTTATCGAAGTCATTGAGGCCGTTGCCTCCGCAATCGGTCCTGGACGCGTTGGGCTCCGTCTGAGTCCCTGGAGTACGTTCCAAGGCATGAGGATGCAAGATCCCATCCCACAATTCACCGACATCATCAAAAAGACCCGCCCGTATGGCATTGCCTATCTCCACGTCGTGGAATCTCGTATATCCGGTAGCGAGGACTCCAACGGGCAAGAAGGACTGGACTTTGCATACAACAACTGGAACGGGCCTCTCCTGGTTGCCGGAGGGTATACGCCAGAGGAGGCGCGGAAATTAGTGGATGAGAAATATCCGGAAAAGGACATCATTGTCATCTTTGGTCGATATTTCCTGTCCAACCCCGACCTTGTATATAGGATCAAGGAGGGTCTGGAGCTCAACCGCTACGACAGAAAGTCCTTTTATGTTTACGGGTCACCGGTAGGCTACTCGGACTATCCCTTCAGCAAGGAGTGGCTTGCAGTTGGACACTGA
- a CDS encoding Zn(2)-C6 fungal-type domain-containing protein yields the protein MDHSTTVGPINSNSPASEPSVLHASQRQRAPRRAHRKTRAGCQTCKRRKVKCDEQRPSCANCIRRGHECEFFSERLTPNHPASIAPLSFNMLDLRLMHNFTNSTYATFSRHQTIRSFWKGPLVSMALQCDYLMCALLATSALHLAHNTPEEKDFYISTALRYHRAASREAIVLLADIKKESAEELFMFSVLTIVVALGSHREIAEGSPFFVNGSFPEWPFLIQGTRSLLDLPDINLREGRLSPFLAERIQTCQCKETGSDDASSSMKKALGDLEDLIAWNTDIEDTMKIYRKAIAYLRDMSNMLDTSDVETSDVFGWIYAVADDFLPLLRASKQEAVAIFAYFCVFLKRLETYWWMRNWGEQLLRKAESVLDSEHKLWIAWPMEELGMHR from the exons ATGGATCACTCGACAACAGTTGGGCCCATCAACTCAAACTCGCCGGCTTCTGAGCCATCTGTCCTTCATGCCTCCCAGAGACAGAGGGCTCCACGACGTGCCCATAGGAAAACCAGAGCAGGCTGCCAGACTTGCAAAAGGAGAAAAGTCAAG TGCGATGAGCAACGCCCATCATGCGCCAACTGCATCAGGCGAGGCCACGAATGCGAGTTCTTCTCTGAACGGCTGACCCCAAACCACCCAGCATCAATAGCTCCTCTGTCATTCAATATGCTTGATCTCCGGCTCATGCACAACTTTACCAACTCGACATATGCCACTTTTTCCCGCCACCAGACCATCCGTTCTTTCTGGAAAGGGCCACTCGTCTCCATGGCACTGCAATGTGACTATTTGATGTGTGCTCTCCTGGCGACCTCGGCGCTGCATCTCGCCCACAACACACCGGAAGAGAAGGATTTCTATATTTCAACAGCCCTGAGATATCATCGTGCTGCATCGCGCGAGGCCATAGTTCTCCTGGCCGATATCAAGAAGGAATCCGCAGAAGAGTTGTTCATGTTCTCTGTCCTCACCATTGTTGTCG CATTAGGTAGCCATCGAGAGATTGCCGAGGGCAGCCCTTTTTTTGTAAATGGCAGCTTTCCCGAATGGCCTTTTCTCATTCAAGGCACCAGGTCTCTCCTTGATTTGCCAGATATAAACCTTCGCGAGGGCAGGCTCAGTCCTTTTCTTGCAGAGAGGATACAGACTTGCCAATGCAAGGAGACAGGCTCCGACGATGCATCTTCATCCATGAAAAAGGCGCTAGGTGACCTCGAAGATCTAATTGCATGGAATACAGACATCGAGGACACGATGAAAATCTACAGAAAAGCAATAGCCTATCTGCGAGACATGTCCAACATGCTTGATACTTCTGATGTGGAGACTTCGGACGTGTTTGGTTGGATCTACGCGGTTGCGGATGATTTCTTGCCCTTGCTTAGAGCGTCGAAGCAAGAGGCCGTAGCAATCTTTGCGTATTTCTGTGTCTTTTTAAAAAGGCTGGAGACGTACTGGTGGATGAGAAACTGGGGCGAGCAACTCCTCCGGAAAGCAGAGAGTGTTCTGGACAGTGAGCACAAGTTGTGGATAGCTTGGCCGATGGAGGAGCTAGGGATGCACAGGTGA
- a CDS encoding APH domain-containing protein, producing the protein MGETLPLLRGDISLEEALEEDLDIIRELAYPEKRREFSLHLNNERDQIAEVVSRHLNLRQSDFSLGDANEWIHGSFNACIPVHIEEDARGSSLPAQALVRIPLPYKVGEDFNPGNVDEKVRSEAATYIWMQKNCPDVPIPRLFGFGFPGTRSFTSIETASFYHRFMWLPRRFVAWIFGRGELSRYVINNRSTLPDLGYLVIEHIDNGTLLSEDWAAGHSNDEKRANLFGNLSRIMLRLAKLPLPKIGSWTMDDNGELKLANRPLTPLLHQQENAEIPTDIPRDRTYTSVESYYLDLIACQDNRIRHQPNSVHDQGDGEQQLAALTGLRALLPKFADRKHREGPFVLSLTDLHRSNIFVDEDWNITGIIDLEWACSRPVEMAGPPVWLSGRTLEEITFHSEEYGKFHEEFVDALEREELDQGESTDNAELMRESWETRKFWYSQALDSPNTLLALFVDHIQPRFAKLSSAQWDEFSHMLMRLWDVDSQGFISNKVVEQEKYLDHLRRVFTEKLDEDDDDDDEF; encoded by the exons ATGGGGGAAACTCTACCACTGCTGCGAGGGGACATTTCCCTGGAGGAGGctctcgaggaggatcttgacaTCATCCGCGAACTCGCCTACCCCGAGAAGCGACGAGAATTCTCGCTTCACCTCAACAATGAGCGCGACCAGATTGCCGAGGTCGTGTCCCGACACTTGAACCTGCGACAATCCGACTTTAGCCTTGGAGATGCCAATGAATGGATACATGGCTCCTTCAATGCCTGCATCCCCGTCCATATCGAGGAGGACGCGCGGGGTTCGTCTCTGCCCGCGCAGGCCCTTGTCCGCATCCCCCTCCCCTACAAGGTCGGCGAGGACTTCAACCCGGGCAACGTCGACGAAAAGGTCCGCTCCGAGGCCGCTACATACATCTGGATGCAGAAGAACTGCCCCGACGTACCAATTCCTCGACTTTTCGGCTTCGGCTTCCCCGGAACGCGATCG TTCACCTCGATCGAGACTGCGTCCTTCTACCACCGATTCATGTGGTTGCCTCGCCGCTTCGTCGCTTGGATCTTCGGTCGTGGTGAGCTGAGCCGATACGTTATCAACAACCGCAGCACCCTTCCCGACCTGGGGTACCTCGTCATCGAGCATATCGACAATGGCACTCTTCTGTCGGAGGATTGGGCTGCCGGTCACAGCAATGATGAAAAGAGGGCCAATCTCTTTGGCAACCTCTCCCGCATCATGCTGCGCCTCGCCAAGCTCCCTCTGCCCAAGATTGGTTCTTGGACCATGGACGATAACGGTGAGCTGAAGCTAGCCAACCGACCCCTCACCCCTCTCCTCCACCAGCAAGAGAACGCCGAGATCCCTACCGACATCCCCCGTGACCGCACCTACACCTCCGTTGAGTCCTACTACCTCGACCTCATCGCCTGCCAGGACAACCGTATTCGACACCAGCCCAACTCGGTCCACGACCAAGGTGACGGTGAACAACAGCTGGCGGCCCTCACTGGGCTGAGGGCCCTCCTGCCCAAGTTTGCGGATAGGAAGCACCGCGAGGGACCTTTTGTTCTCTCGCTAACCGACCTGCACCGAAGCAACATCTTTGTCGACGAGGATTGGAACATTACTGGCATTATCGACCTTGAGTGGGCGTGTTCGCGACCCGTTGAGATGGCTGGCCCACCTGTTTGGCTCTCTGGCCGCACCCTCGAGGAGATTACCTTCCACTCGGAGGAGTACGGCAAGTTCCACGAGGAATTTGTTGATGCTCTTGAGAGGGAGGAGCTGGACCAGGGTGAATCGACTGACAATGCTGAGCTGATGCGCGAGAGCTGGGAGACACGCAAGTTCTGGTACTCGCAGGCTCTCGACTCTCCAAACACACTGCTCGCTCTCTTTGTGGATCACATCCAGCCTCGGTTCGCCAAGCTTAGCAGTGCTCAGTGGGACGAGTTTAGCCACATGCTGATGCGATTATGGGACGTGGATAGCCAGGgcttcatctccaacaaGGTTGTTGAGCAGGAGAAGTACCTCGACCACCTGCGCAGGGTGTTTACCGAAAagctggatgaggatgatgacgacgatgacgaattCTAG